The genomic stretch TTACAATACATTTAAATTATAACATCTGACtcattttttttacatttcaaATACTGTTAAATTATCAACTACTAGTTCATCAAAAGATATTTACATTATAGTTCAATTTAGTTTTTTGAACTATATTTTCTTtgtgttaatttttttatattttaaataaaaatgaaaacaataataatataattaagatttaattatatatttgaggTCTCTATTTTACCTCATTCATAAAATTAGTCCCATACCATTTCAAATTTAACCAACTTTAATCCAATTTGACATTTATATAGAGAAAAAATTGatgttgttttcatttttttaacaatagataacttatatttttatttttaaagtttataaatatttttgtatgataACTGGTTGGTTTTGTCATGAATAGAATAAGGATACCATTACCTCTTAGTCTTTGGATTGCATCATTTACCTTTTGTGTTTTATATCCTcatcaaacaaaatataatataattgtttacAATAAAAACAAGACACGTAACAATTATTGGTgattgaaaattaattaaaattagtgtTTTCTAATATCAACAACATCAAAATAACAATAACTATAATACActaattatagattttttttatacCTCAATAATTTTAACactgtttttttaaaattagttatAAGTGTCCGTTTAGTGCACAGGATATGATTGAGACATGATAGGATATCAAACAGGATAAGAATAAGATATGATATAAACAAGATAAGACTTATTCTATCGTGTGTGTGGTTCATAAAATAtacttcataatatatatatatatatatatatatatatatatatatatatatatatatatatatatatatatatatatatataataactatatttcttctaaattattttataaaatattttaaaatttataaattgataaaaaaataatacttttctataattaaaaaaaaatctcagTGACACTATTGactaaataatttcaaatataatatatatatatatatatatatatatatatatatatatatatatatatatatatatatatatatatacactgttgtaaaacaattatatattttttaaattattttgtaaaatatttaaaaatttataaattgataataaaaataataattttttataattaaaaaaaactcattaacactattgagtaaataatttcaattatatatatatatatatatatatatatatatatatatatatatatatatatatatatatatatatatatatatatatagtatgtaaatgataaaaaataaaattagtattcatatatttaaaattttaataattattttatttttaaaaattttaattttatatattttattaagttaaaaaCATATCCTTATaacattcatacatattttttaaaaattatttattaatatttttaatttaatatcaaattaatttttatttatattttgtcatatttaatttttttattttaaattatattttataggagTAAATTAGTAGATCATTTTCTTATCCTATCCTGCCGGATTCTAACCGATCTCATATtcaggataacaatttgaactCCTGATAGGTTaagtttcaggattaacttatcaTATCTTATTGCGTCAACAAACACTGATTTGAGATAGAATATGATACATTTATCATATCGTGTCTCTTATTCCTGCGCACCAAAAGAATTATTGGCACATTTGAACAATTAGTTGATTATTAAAAATCCTTACAAtatgataattaattaaaaaatcatataaattagtttattataaaattatacatTTATCAAATGATTTGTAACTAAAAGTTAAGTAAAATTAGTATATTTTAATATATCTAAATAAAAATGAGAGCAATTATAatacaaaaattaatttatttttatatttgaattttattctaatcacttaaaataaatgaatgagAGTTTACACAAGTAAAAATAACTCACCTTCATTcgatttacaaaaataaatgacataaaaataataaatgaatatttGAACCAAAGAagcaaattatttttaaatttacaaaaattaatcctaacaatttaatatattatttaaaacaaaatcatcataatcataatcataatcattccattaattatttcaaatattatatagatatttaataaagaatatattaattactatttatattgaaattaaattgattaattaattttcacattgcatttatttaattaataaaatatataatgttCTTTATAACTTATTTATATTCAGCAACAACATTTATAGCAACCCTTGTGGAAGCACGGGTGTTTTTCtagtttattttcaaaaagaTATTTATATTATGCCATTTATAGTATTTAATGCTTTTTATTTAAGGAAACCTTTTATGGTATTTAATGCTTTTTATTTAAGGAATTATGATAAAGGACCAATTTGTTTTaccattaaaaaaagattttatctatcaagaaaaagatttatttttgtatttttaaaaatattatatttatttttatattctttttttcgaaattaaaaattatttttgaaatcctATAAGATAAATacacattaattaatttttatgaaacactatttgaaatagtttcaaaattaatttattttttgaaattttaatatctaaaaaagttataataaaataataaaatatctaaaataatattttaagaataactattcaagccaatttttatttaaaaatgaaaattttctttgtaaattttttttatacaaaattatgttacataataaaattattatttaaacaaaaaagcCAAACAGGTCCaggattttttaaatataaaaagaattcAAAAAACATATACTAAGTAATGCTTTTATAATGTGATGAGATATAATCTCCATTTTTATTACTAGAGATTTGATATGCTAGCCAAGTAAACATTTTTTTCTAGATATGCTTTGTGTGGCCTCCATATTTAAACTTATCACATAATGCATATTAAGATACATTTAAGTTTTATTTCCATTTTTATATAACTGTAGAAGCTATAAAAGGAATAACCATATTTCTTTCCTATAGTTAAACATAGTATATATTATATATCCTTTCCTAATAACcattattttttaacttttataaattattaatacaTTGGAAAAACAACACTCAAAGAAATAACATTGTCAATATCTTCAATTATGTGTCAAGTGTTTGTGTCTTTTATAATATTTCtcatcattttggtttcaaaAGGAAATGCTAGACCTTCACCTGACCCATATGCTGGTGGAGTCAGTATCATAATTACCAATGGTGGTGATGATACAATTTGGCCAGCTGTGTATACAGAAAGAGGGGAAAGAGTGATTCCCACTGGTGTCAAATTGGAGTTTGGAGATCAATATGAACTCAAGATCCCTGATACATGGGCAGGAACAATATGGGCTAGAACAGGTTGCAGTGGAAACCCTAATAGTACTTTCCATTGTGCTGTTGGAGATTGCGGTACCAATAACATTCATTGCCATTACAGCAAGCCAAAACCTCCTGTGACTCAAGTGAAATTTGATTTGGTTCCAAAAGGTGGTTGCAGTTCCTATAAAGTGGACTTTAGAGATGGCTTCAGTGTGCCGGTTACATTAACCCCGATGGAAACCAAATGCGCGAAAATCATGTGCATCACAAATATGGACGACGAATGTCCTGATTGGTTGGCAGTGTATAGTAATGAAGGGAGAAAGATTGCTTGCAAGAGTCCATGTTATACTACTGGAGAGCCAAAGGATTGTTGCACTGGTGAATATGCTTCACCTGGCATGTGTGCATTGAATAAGTACACAGAGCTTGTAGAGAATAAGTGTCCAAGTGTTGTTTCTAATGCTTTTGATGAAACTCATTTTACTTGTTTTGAAGGGACTAGCtttttcatattattcaactGATGAGTCTGATTGAGGTGGCTTTTTTATTATACCAAATAGCAAGGTGTAGTCAAAGGTAACCAATAGATGATCCATTGGGTATGACACAGATGATAAGAGAAAATGGTAGAGATGTAATATGAGATATAGACATTATGTTGTGATTGAtatgtatttaataaaaaaaatattggctTACGTTTTATATAATTATCGAGTGGAAAGATATgttgccatatattgtccgatgtaaGACTCTTAACaagatataaaatatttatatttgaatTTCAATTTGTGATTGTTAACTATGTTTTCGTGATTTGCTCTTAATGTAATAGATTGTTACTTGCTTGGTGATTGGTGATGtaactctttttttttcttttttcatgtaTGATATGAGGTTGAGTAATGTCACTCTCCTTATGTAAATTTGAGACTACTAGGTAGATGAATATTATTTACCTAGTCACATAACGGGCCTTTAGAGGACAAAGTTTCGGAGAGACTATGCTTTAGTTATATGAAGGCTTCTTCGTATTCATGGTGCCATTCAAACAACACCTCCTTCCTTAGGCTTTTTGTAGAATGGAAGGGTGTGTTGGACAGACCTGGAGATAAATGAGAGCGATGATCATAGGGTTCAACTTCATTATTCTTTCTTTGATGGAGAAAGTCTCCATCTTAATAATGACAACACacttttttagaatttctttaagggtaatgctaacgagtgccccaggggcactgattaagagattaaaaaggtaagttgaatattatttaataaagtaaaaagatatgTTTTTACCTAAAATATAAGTATTAAATGAacagaaaatataaataattaacttttttaaaaaagattaggtgtattcaatgcattgaatctaaaatattttgttaatttggaatgcttaaccagtgcccctggggcactcgttagcatgaccctttctTTAATTCCTCTTTCAATGAGTTAGAGTGTAAGGAATTTGTTCATCATCCAACACTACTGGGAAACCCGtgtgttcgcacgggttctggtgtgggtTGGATCAGATTTATAAAATACATGTAGTATtaactattaaataaaaaaattataaaattgaaatatagatgttgcattgtttaaaataaaatatttatagaaaatggtataatataaataaaaaataaatgttataGGTAGATTTCACTTACTAAACATATATAAGAGAAATAGTCAATTCAATATAtgttaaaacaattaaataaaaaatataaaattgtagAATCAGTTTATATTATATCAGAAATTAAAATCAAAAATCATGATAACCATTCTTTAACAGAAACCAACTTTtttttatagggattaaaaacaaaaattgataatttatagagatcaaaaacatatttaaccttaaCAAGTTTCCCTTTGGAGTGAAAACCGAAGAACAAAAACCCCCAGGAGCTTAGTGAATACCGTCCCATATGCTTGGTTGGGAGTatctatgttgaaagagtattgtggtgtacttttcgttattatcgtatccacagggattattgcgatatcaccgccgttctatagcctattttgtcttgagttaatgttactttagttttaggtttgcaaaagatcattcaattttagtagcaaagagtaaattaatgaaagttctaagttaaagaaaatgtatcaagattcgatttcatcgacctaaatttgtatgtctccttataaatatacgtatatgaacatggtaacgatcaacataattacgtatcgacgcctatatcatccgtgtccgcaatgatatagttagatttaccgtattgtttaaccgacgatttctccatcctttaaacaatacaaataacgttttaaaaccgatactaagtaaacatcaaacgctaaatccatgtctgcaatttatagtttgatagatgataaagttagatctagatacaaatattgatgtctcaaacacttataccaaagaaaaagctttaataaacaaactaaaccatctatattgatcatcacttgttcatacacatatattcacaagaaaaacatacaaaaggctaggaagattacatcttatctcga from Vicia villosa cultivar HV-30 ecotype Madison, WI linkage group LG4, Vvil1.0, whole genome shotgun sequence encodes the following:
- the LOC131596976 gene encoding thaumatin-like protein 1b; the protein is MCQVFVSFIIFLIILVSKGNARPSPDPYAGGVSIIITNGGDDTIWPAVYTERGERVIPTGVKLEFGDQYELKIPDTWAGTIWARTGCSGNPNSTFHCAVGDCGTNNIHCHYSKPKPPVTQVKFDLVPKGGCSSYKVDFRDGFSVPVTLTPMETKCAKIMCITNMDDECPDWLAVYSNEGRKIACKSPCYTTGEPKDCCTGEYASPGMCALNKYTELVENKCPSVVSNAFDETHFTCFEGTSFFILFN